From the genome of Streptomyces xanthophaeus:
TCCGGTGCACACCGAGGTGGTCCAGGTGGTGGTGGCGTCGACCGTGCGCAGCCAGTCCAGGACCACGGGGTTGGCCATCTCCCGCTCGGGATGCGGCCCGCCGGGCACGATGACGATGTCGGGCCGGGAGACCTCGTCGAGCCCCTTGTCGGCGACGAGCGCGAGCGCCCCGTTGTCGGTCCGTACGGGTCCCGGCCGCTCGGAGACGAAGACGACCTCGGCGTCGGTCAGCCGGCCGAGGGTGTCGAAGGGCCCGATGGCGTCGAGGGCGGTGAAGTGGTCGTAGAGCAGTACGGCGATCTGCATGGCTCCTCCGGAGCGATGGTCGGGACAGGACTCCGCCCCCGGTGGGGCGGCTCTAGCTTCTCGGAGCGCCGCCGGCCCTCAGGGACGGGCGGTGCCGAAACGGCGGCGGTACTCGGCGGGCGGCTGGCCGAGGGTGCGTACGAAGGCCCGGCGCAGGGCCTCCGGGTTCCCGTACCCGCAGGCCCGGGCGATCTGTGCGATCCCTTCCCCGCTCTCCTCCAGCAGCCGCCGCGCGTGGTCCACCCGGACCCGTTCGACGTACCGGCCGGGCGTGACCCCGGTCTCCGCCTGGAAGGCCCGCGCGAAGTGCCGCGGTGAGAGCCGGGCCCGGGCGGCGAGGTGCTCGACGCCCAGCTGCTCCCCCGGGTGCTCGGCGATCCATTGCTGCACGTCCCGCAGCGGGTCCCGGCGGGCCGTCTGGGCGGCCAGGTGCGCGCTGAACTGTGCCTGGTTGCCGGGCCTGCGCAGGAACACCACCAGGTGCCTGGCGATCGTCAGGGCGACGTCCTGCCCGTGGTCCTCCTCCACCAGCGCGAGGGCGAGGTCGATGCCCGCCGTGACCCCGGCCGAGGTGGCCACCGGTCCGTCCCGTACGTAGATCGGGTCCGGCTCGACGGCGACGGCCGGGTAGTCCCGCGCCATCCGCTCGCAGGCGTACCAGTGCGTCGTCGCCCGCCGCCCGTCCAGGAGCCCGGCCTCGGCCAGTAGCAGGCCTCCCGTGCACACGGAGACCAGGCGCTCCGCGCCACCCCCGTGGGCACGGAGCCAGTCGGTGAGCCGGGGCTCGAAGTCCCCCGAGAACTGTCCCCCGGGCACCAGGACCGTGGTCCCGGGTCCCGGCCGGGCACTCGCCAGCTCCCCGTCCGGCACCAGCGTCAGCCCGCTGCTGGTGCGGACGGGCTCTCCTGCGGGAGAAACCGTCCGGATCGCGTATCCGGCGCGCCCCGGGAAGCGGTCGAGCGCGGCGAACACCTCCACCGGCCCGGTCACGTCCAGGCTCTGGACCCCGTCGTAGAGGAGGACGAGGACGGTGCGCGGCGATGACGACATGGCTTCATGGTGTTCCGCCCACGTGATGGCCGCAATGACGCGCTTCCCACCTATCCGGCCATGCCGGGTGCGCTCCGCGCGCGGATAGGATCGGCACATCATGACTGCAACCCTCGTCGCCAAGAAGCTCACCGCCGCGCACGGTGAGCGCACCCTCTTCGCCGATCTCGACCTCGTCGTCGCCCCCGGCGACGTCATCGGCCTCGTCGGCGTGAACGGCGCCGGGAAGTCCACCCTGCTGCGGCTGCTCGCCGGGCTGGACACCCCCGAGACCGGGGAGCTGCGGCTCTCCCCGCCCGGAGCGGCCGTCGGCCACCTCCCGCAGGAGCCGGAGCGCCGGCCCGCGGAGTCGGTCCGGGAGTTCCTGGCCCGCCGTACGGGTGTGGCGGCCGCGCAGGCCGAGCTCGACGCGGCGACGCAGGGTCTGGTGGACGGAACGCCGGGCGCGGACGACGCGTACGCGACCGCGCTGGACCTGTGGCTCGACCTCGGCGGCGCCGATCTCGACGAGCGCGCCCAGGAGGTCGCCGACGAGCTCGGCCTCGCCGTCGGTCTCGACCTCCCCATGACGGCGCTCTCCGGCGGTCAGGCGGCCCGCGCGGGCCTCGCCTCGCTCCTCCTCTCCCGCTACGACGTCTTCCTCCTCGACGAGCCCACCAACGACCTGGACCTGGACGGTCTGGAGCGGCTGGAGCGGTTCGTCAAGGGGCTGCGGGCCGGCACGGTCGTGATCAGCCACGACCGCGAGTTCCTGACCCGGACGGTCACCAAGGTCCTCGAACTGGATCTCGCCCAGCAGCAGATCAACCTCTACGGCGGCGGCTACGACTCCTACCTGGAGGAGCGCGAGCGCGCCCGCAACCACGCCCGCGAGGAGTTCGAGGAGTACGCGGGCAAGAAGTCGGCCCTCGAAGGCCGGGCGCAGATGCAGCGCAACTGGATGGACAAGGGCGTGCGCAACGCCCGCCGCAAGGCCTCCGACAACGACAAGATCGGCAAGAACCTGCGGGGCGAGTCGAGCGAGAAGCAGGCCGCCAAGGCCCGTCAGACGGCGCGGGCGATCGAGCGGCTGGAGGTCGTCGACGAGCCCCGCAAGGAGTGGGAGCTGCGCATGGAGATCGCGGCGGCCCCGCGCTCCGGCGCGGTGGTGGCCACCCTGCGCGAGGCCTCGGTCAAGCGCGGGGACTTCTCCTTCGGCCCGGCCAGTCTGCAGATCGACTGGGCGGACCGGGTGGCGATCACCGGGGCCAACGGCGCCGGCAAGTCGACGCTGCTCGCCGTCCTGCTGGGCCGGCTGGCCCCGGACTCCGGCTCCGCCACCCTCGGCTCCGGCGTCCTGGTCGGCGAGGTGGACCAGGCCCGCGGCCTGTTCCTCGGCGACGAACCGCTGCTCGAGGCCTTCTGCGCGGCGGTCCCCGAGACCGAGCCGGCCGAGGTCCGCACCCTGCTGGCCAAGTTCGGCCTGAAGGCGGCGCACGTCCTGCGCCCGGCGGCCACCCTCTCCCCGGGCGAGCGCACCCGTGCGGCGCTGGCCCTGCTCCAGGGCCGCGGGGTGAACCTGCTGGTCCTGGACGAGCCGACGAACCACCTCGACCTGCCGGCGATCGAGCAGTTGGAGGCCGCCCTCGACGCCTACGAGGGCACCCTCCTGCTGGTCACGCACGACCGCCGGATGCTGGACGCGGTGCACGTGACCCGCCGCCTGGAGGTCTCCGGCGGCAGGGTCACCGAGCTCTAGGCCGTGTCCGCAGGCCGGTCCGGGCGGGTCGCGATGTCCGTGGCCCAGGCGCGGAAGGCCCGCATGTCCCCGGGCGGGATGCGGAGTTCCCCGGGCACGAGGTCGGAGCCTGCCGCGTCGAGGAGGTCGGCGAGGCCGAGGTGGAACCAGTCCTGGTGAACGGAGTTGTAGGCCGCCATGAGCGGCCGGACCCGCTTCCGGATCGCAGCCGCCTCGGTGGCGTCGACCCCGGCGGCGGCCAGCCGGTCCAGGGTCGCCGCCCGGTGCCGGCGGTCGAACTCGGTGTCGAGGAACGGTTCGAGCAGATCGCCCCAGACGTCGGGCCGCGAGCGCACCGGGATCCCGTTGTCGGTGCAGAACCGCTCCAGTTCCGTCCTCAGGGCGGACGTCACGAAGACGATCTCCCCCGAGCGGGTGCGGATCTCCGGCGGAACGGCCGCCGGGTCGGCCTCCTGGACGGCCGACGCGTGCAGCACGCCTCCGGGCGCGGCGTCGGGCAGCGCGCCGTCGTGTTCCGGAAGGCGGACGCGGTCGCCGTCGAAGTGCGGGTCGACAATCACCCGGACATGATCTCCCACGACCGCGCCGCACGGGTGGGCCTGCGCGAGATCGCCGGTTCCGGTCCCTCGCGACGGCCCCGGTACCCGGGGACAGGGCCCGCTCAGGCCTCCCGGTCCGCCGGCGGCCGGCGCTTGCGGGCCATCCGGGCGGCCACGAACGTGCGCGGCAGGTGGCGGGCGGCGAGGGCGTACGCGCGGTAGCGGCGGCCGGTGATGCTCACCGGGCGGCGCAGGGCGAGGTCCTTCAGGGCCTGCGCGACCACGGCCTCCGGCTCCAGCCAGACGGCGTCGCGCAGCGCGCTGACGTCCATCCCGGCGCGCTCCTGGAACTCGGTGCGGGTGAAGCCGGGGACCACGGCGAGCACCCGGACCCCGTACGGCGCCATGTCCACCCGCAGAGACTCGCTGAAGGCGGTGATCCAGGCCTTGGCGGCCCCGTAGGTCCCGGTCGGCAGGAGTCCGGCCACCGAGGAGACGTTGAGGACCGCGCCCCGGCGGCGTGCGCGCAGGCCCGGCAGTACGGCGTGGGTGAGCCGGAGCGGGACCTTGACCAGCAGGTCCAGCATGCGTTCCTCGTCGTCGACCGGGCTGTACGGGAACGGCGCGGGCAGCCCGAAGCCCGCGTTGTTGACCAGGATGTCCACGGGCCGGGCCGGGTCGGCGAGCCGCTCGGAGACGGCCGCGCAGTCCGCCGGGTCCAGCAGGTCGGCGGGCAGCACCTCGGACGCGGTGCCGTACTCCCGGGCCAGTCCGGCGGCGACGGCGTCGAGCCGTTCCTTGTCGCGGGCGACGAGGACCAGGTCGCAGCCCTTGGCGGCGAAGCCGCGGGCGAAGGCCGCGCCCAGTCCGGCACTGGCGCCGGTGATCAGTACGGTGGTCAAGACTCTTTCACTTCCTTGTGGTGGCGGGCGCGGCGTACGCCTGGGCGACGTCGACGAGGAACCGGGCCTCGTCCGCCAGGTCCCCGCCCTCCTGCGAGGTGTGGATCGCGGCGGGCAGTTCCAGCGCGGCCGCCTCGCCCGGCTGCCCGGTCGCTCCGTCGAGCTTGGCCTGCCGGGCCTCCTTCAGTACGCGGGCCAGCGCGGCGGCGGTGGCCCGCTGTTCGGGGACCCCGTGTCCGGTGACCTGGCCGCGGGCCTGTTCCAGGGCGCCGGGGGCCACGTACTCGCCCAGGATCAGGATCGCGTCGCGCGTCTCGATGACCTTGCGGTACACGAGCAGGTTGCGCGGGACCGGCGGCCACAGCAGCTCCATCACCCGCCAGGCGCGCGGCTTGTTGAGCGCCACGTGCGGCACCGCTTCCACCAGGTCGCGCCACAGCGGCCACAGCCGCCAGGCGGTGGCGATGTCGGCGCAGGTGCGCCGGAGGGTGAACAGGGTGGGCACCAGGATCGCGGCGGCGCGCAGCAGGCCGTGCAGGTTCATGAGCAGCGGGAGGGCGGGCATCGCCCAGGTGCTGCCGAACAGGGCCTTGAGCAGGTACGCCAGCCAGAACAGCCCGGCGAGCGCGGTGCCGAGGCCGAACAGCCGCAGGCCGGCGGCCAGGCCGCGGCTCTCGGTACGGCGGCTGTAGCGCGAGCACAGGCCCACGCAGACGATGTTGGCGGTCACGTGCGCGGAGATCAGCACGAGCCAGTACGCGAAGGAGGGCACCGGGTCGCCGGCCGGCGGCATGGTGTGCGTGCCGTGGCCGGGCGCGGCCACGTCCAGGGCGAGGAGGGCGCCGAGCCAGGCCACGGTGGCGACGCAGGCGGTGAGCTGGAGCCGGCGGCCACGGGTGGTGGCGGCCACGAAGTAGAGGACGGCGCCGGCCGACAGCACCCCGATGAGGTTGCGGACGAGGCCGATGGTGTGGGCGTAGCCCGGACCGCGGCTCATCGCGTACGAGACGACGTCCGGGAGGTTGAGGGTCATCGCGGCGGCGGCGGTGGCGACGGCCAGCCACAGGCCGCGCTGCTGGGGGGAGCGCAGGGCTCCGGGGGCGCGGAGCAGGACGGCGGTCCACAGGCACACCACGCTGGGGACGGCGAGCCAGTTGCCGAAGGCGGTCAGGTCAGCTGCCATCGTTGCCCCGCTCGTATCCCATGGCGGACTCCAGCCGGGCCAGGGTGCCGCGCGCGCCGTTCGCGGACCGAGGGCCGGCGTTCGCCGTGCGGATGCGGATCATGCTGGCGAGCATCTCCGCCTCCTGCTCCTGGCGGGTGGTGTAGTTGGTGCGCCCGAGCACCACGGGGGCGTTCCCGTCGGTCTCCTCCCCTTCGAGGGAGTGGTGGCCGAAGAGGATGTGGCCCAGTTCGTGGAGGACGATGTGCTCCCGGTGCAGCGGGGTGGTCTGCGCCTCGTAGAAGACGTAGTCGACGCTGGCCGTGCCCACCCACAGTCCGCAGACTCCGGACTCCGCCGCTTCCTTGGGGAGCGGATGGAGCCGGATGGGGCGGCCGCGGCGCTCGGCCATCCGTCGGCACAGGTCGTCGAGGGAGAAGGGGTGGGTCAGATCCAGATGGCCGAGAATCTGCTCGCACCTCTTGCGGATGCTGAGTTGCCGGTGGGGCATGTGATCCCTCTTCGGACCCTTTCCGGGGCAACGGTGGTAGGCGTGTGTGGGCATGGGCATGACGTCCTGTGCCTTCGAGGCGGCCTCGGGGAATGCGGTCCTGAGGGAAAAACGCGGAAGCCCGTCCGCCGAGTGACGAACGGGCGTTCCACCATGCCTACAGATCTTGTACGGGAGTTGGCAAGGCAAGTCCCCTGGTGGGGAAGCTATTCGGCCACTCCGGACGAAGACCGGCACACGCCGGGTGGCTGCAAGACACCCATGACGGCTCCTGACGGCTCCTACTTCTTGCGGCGCTCCTCGGGGGCGGTGAGGCCCGCACGGCGCAGGGCGTCGGCCATCGCGCTGTTGGCGGGGGCGGGGGCGCTGCCGCCGCCCTGCCGACGACCCTGGCCGCCGCCCTGGCCGCCCTGGCCGCGCTCGCCCTGACGGCCCTGGCCGCGTTCGCCCTGGCCCTGGTTGCGGCCGCCCTCGCGGGTTCCGGACCCACCGCGCTGCTGCGGCGGACGGCCACCGCCGCCACCGCCGCCGCCCCGCCGGTCCTCGCGCTGCCGGGGAGCGCCCGCGCCGCGCTCCGCCCCGGCCTCGTCCTCCAGCCGCAGGGTCAGCGAGATCCGCTTGCGCGGGATGTCCACGTCCATGACCTTCACGCGGACGATGTCGCCCGGCTTGACCACGTCCCGGGGGTCCTTGACGAAGTTCTTCGACAGCGCCGAGACGTGGGCCAGCCCGTCCTGGTGGACGCCGATGTCGATGAAGGCGCCGAAGGCGGCCACGTTGGTGACCACGCCCTCCAGGATCATCCCGGGAGCCAGGTCGCCGATCTTCTCGACGCCCTCCTTGAAGGTGGCCGTCTTGAAGGCGGGGCGCGGGTCACGGCCCGGCTTCTCCAGCTCGCGCAGGATGTCCGTGACGGTGGGCAGACCGAAGGCCTCGGTGACGAACTGCTCGGGCCGCAGCGAGCGCAGCACGCCGGAGTTGCCGATCAGGGCCGCCACCTCGCTGCCCGCCGTCTTCGCCATGCCCCGGACCACCGGATAGGCCTCGGGGTGCACGCTGGAGAAGTCCAGCGGGTCGTCCCCGCCGCGGATCCGCAGGAAGCCCGCGCACTGCTCGTACGCCTTCGGGCCGAGCCGGGCCACGTCCTTGAGCCCCTTGCGGCTGCGGAAGGGGCCGTTGGCGTCGCGGTGGGCCACGATGTTCTCGGCGAGGCCGCCGCTGATGCCCGACACCCGCGAAAGCAGGGGCGCGGAGGCGGTGTTGACGTCCACTCCGACGCCGTTCACACAGTCCTCGACGACCGCGTCGAGCGAGCGCGAGAGCTTCACCTCGGACAGGTCGTGCTGGTACTGGCCGACACCGATCGACTTGGGGTCGATCTTGACGAGCTCGGCGAGCGGGTCCTGCAGGCGGCGGGCGATGGAGACCGCGCCGCGCAGCGACACGTCCATGTCCGGCAGTTCCTGCGAGGCGAAGGCGGAGGCCGAGTACACGGAGGCGCCCGCCTCCGAGACCATCACCTTGGTGAGCTTCAGCTCCGGGTGGCGCGTGATGAGGTCCCCGGCCAGCTTGTCGGTCTCGCGGGAGGCCGTGCCGTTGCCGATGGCGACCAGCTCGACGGCGTGCTCCTTCGCCAGCCGGGCGAGCTTGGCGAGGGACTCGTCCCACTTGTTGGCGGGCACGTGCGGGTAGATCACGTCCGTGGCCACGACCTTGCCGGTCGCGTCCACGACGGCGACCTTCACGCCGGTACGGAAGCCCGGGTCCAGGCCGAGCGTCGCCCGGGTGCCGGCGGGGGCCGCGAGCAGCAGGTCGCGCAGGTTCGACGCGAAGACCCGTACCGCCTCGTCCTCGGCGGCCTGGCGCAGCCGCATCCGCAGGTCGATGCCGAGGTGCACCTGGATCTTCGTACGCCAGGCCCAGCGGACGGTGTCGGCCAGCCACTTGTCGCCGGGGCGGCCGCGGTCGCTGACGCCGAAGCGGCGGGCGATCATGCCCTCGTACGTGGACGGGCCCGGCTCCTCGCGAGGCTCCTCCGGCTCCAGGGTGAGGTCGAGGACGTCCTCCTTCTCGCCGCGCAGCATGGCGAGGACGCGGTGCGAGGGCAGCGCGGTGAACGGCTCGGCGAAGTCGAAGTAGTCGGCGAACTTGGCGCCCGCCTCCTCCTTGCCCTCACGGACCTTCGCCGCGAGCCGGCCGCGGCCCCACATGCGCTCGCGCAGCTCACCGATCAGGTCGGCGTCCTCGCCGAACCGCTCGGTGAGGATGGCGCGGGCACCCTCCAGGGCGGCCGCCGGGTCGGCGACGCCCTTGTCGGCGTCGACGAACGCGGCCGCGGCGGCGGCCGGTTCCACCGACGGGTCGGCGAGCAGGCCCTCGGCGAGCGGCTCCAGACCGGCCTCGCGGGCGATCTGCGCCTTGGTGCGCCGCTTGGGCTTGAAGGGCAGGTAGATGTCCTCCAGCCGGGCCTTGGTGTCGGCCGCGGCGATCCGCGCCGCCAGTTCGTCGGTGAGCTTGCCCTGCTCCCGTACGGAGTCCAGGACCGCCGCGCGGCGGTCCTCCAGCTCCCGCAGATACCGCAGCCGCTCCTCGAGGGTGCGCAGCTGGGCGTCGTCGAGCATCTCGGTCGCTTCCTTGCGGTAGCGCGCGATGAACGGCACGGTGGAGCCGCCGTCGAGCAGCTCGACGGCGGCCTTGACCTGCCGCTCCCGTACGCCGAGCTCCTCGGCGATCCTGCCTTCGATGGACGTCGTCACGATCGGGTCCCGCCTGCCTTCGTTTGCACTGGAAGGCTGCCAATTGTGGCAGGTGGCGGTGGCGGACGGCGGGAACCCTGCCCGCCCGGTGGTCAGGCCCGGCCGAAGAGGTCGCGCGGGAAGGCCCCGGCGCCTATCGCCTTCGTGACGAAGACGCCGCCGAGTTCGGCGAGCCGGGCCAGCCCCTCCTCGCCCAGGTGCTCGTACGGGGCCGCGTCGAGGCGGTCGGTGTCCGCCTCCAGGCGTTCGCGCACGGCCTTGCCCTCGTCGGTGAGCTCGCCGTCGGCGTCGAGGATGCCGCGCTCGCGCAGCCGCTCGGTCGCGGCGTCCAGGTCGGACTGCTCCCAGCCGCGGATGGCCTTGATCCACTTCGCGGACATGCCGCGGCCGGTGGCGGTGTGGCTGATCAGGGCCTCCACCGGGTCCAGGCCCGCGAGGAGCAGGGCGGCGAGGTGGCCGTCGCCGCGGTGCTCGCGCAGCAGGGTGGTGGCGTGCCACAGGCGCAGGTGCGGTGCGTCGGGGACGGGGAGGTCGGCGTGGGCGGCGTAGAGCGTGCGCGCGTGCCGGGTGCAGGCCTCGGTGGCGAGCATGGCCAGGTCGGCGGCCTCGGCGATCTCGGGCGAGCCGACGGTCTCGGGCCCGAGGAGCCGGCGCAGGGTGCTGTCGGCGGCCCGCAGCCGGGCGGCGAGGACCTGCTCGGGCGTGGCGGTGTCCCACACGGCCGGCAGGTGCCGGGCGATCAGGTCGTGGCGGTAGTTGTAGAACGTGGCGGTCACCGTGCCGGGGCCGACGGCGCCCATGGCGGCGGAACGGCTCGCGAGGTTGACGGCGACCGGGTCCTTGATCCCGAGGGTGGCGAGCTCCTTGCCGAGATCCGGCGAGAAGTAGATCGTCGCGTGCAGCGGGTTGATCGCAGCATGCCAACAGCGACGGGCGGCGAGCAGGGGAAGCGTCATGCACGGCAGGTTACCGACTGTTCGGTATGCCGGGTAGGGGCAGAGCCGGGTGGCCCGGGTCTCACCCGGTGATGGGGATTCGCCCTCGCCAGCGCCGGGGCGTATGTAGCGTGCGGGGTAGGCGCCGGACGGGTCCGGCGGTGCCGGGCGAACGTGGGGTCACGCTCGTTCACGGGTCCGCGTTTCGCGTCGTTTCGCGCGGGTCCGGCCGTACCCGGCCATCTCGGCAACATCCGGCAGTCGACGAGGTGTCGACTGTTTCGAGCGAGGAGTGCGCGTGGCCTACGGCCAGCCCCAGCCCCAGCCCCCTTATCCGTACGCTCCGCCGCCGGTACCGGTGCGGCCGTGGTGGCAGACCGGCGGGGCCCGTTTCGGGTTCATCGGCGCGGCAGCCGTCCTCATGGCGGTGGTGGAATCGCTGGGCGTCCTGGCCATGTTCGCCTCGATGGCCATGGTCTGGGTCACCACGAAGGGGCTCCGGCATCCGTGGCAGGTGTGGCTGCGGATCGTCGCCACCGTGGGCGCGCTCATGCTGTGCGCGATGGTCGCGGCGGTCGCCCACCCGGTGAAGGACGAGCCCGGGGCGAAGTCGGCTGCCGCGCCGCCGCCCTCCCCCTCGAAGGCTCCGGAGGAAGCGGCGGGGAAGGCGCTGCCACAGCTCGTGGACTTCACGGGCAAGGGCCTGGCCGACGCGCGGCAGGGTGCGGAGGCGGCCGGGTACGCGGTGGGCGTGCGGGATGCGTCGGACCAGTCCCGTAACGTGCTGGTGACCGGGAACTGGACCGTCTGCTTCCAGAAGGTCGGCGATCAGGCCGGCGGCGCCGGTGGGAAGAGGAGCGTGGACTTCTCGGCGGTGCAGACGGGTGAGCCGTGCCCGAAGGAGAGCGGCGGTGCGCTCCCGTGGCCGGTGATGCCGAACGTCGTGGGCGCCACGTACAACAAGGCCGTCGCCGATCTCAAGCAGGCGGGTGTCCCGGTGGCGCAGGTGAAGCTGGAGGACGTGTACCTGGACACGGACACCCCTACGGCGGAGCAGGCCGCGCAGGACGGCGAGGAGTGGCACGTCTGCTTCCAGGCCCCGGACAAGGACACCAAGGTCACGTCGACCACTACGGTCCGCCTGGACCTCGGGAAGTGGAGCGATGCCTCACTGGTGAAGCAGTGCCCGGCCGCGAAGGGCACCACGTACCTGATTCCCGCGAATGATCCGGACTACAAGCGTCCCGGCAGCCCGACAGGCGACGACGACTCGTCCGGCTCGGGCGGCACGACGGGCGGCACGACGGGCGGCAGCAGCGCGAAGACGGTCCACCCGGGCTCGTTCTGCTCTCCGGCCGGCGCAGTCGGCACCGCGAACGGGAAGACGTACACGTGCAAGGGCCCGGATCGGAACCGCTGGCGCCCGTAACCCTCGTACTCCTGGCGTCACGGCCCCTCCGTCCACCCGGGCGGAGGGGTCTTTCCGTGGGGGCGAGCTCGCGCAGGAGGCCCGGACCGACTGCCTCAGGCCAATCCGCGGCCAAGCGGAAGCGGACCGCGGCTCGTTCGGCGTCTTCCTCGCGGACACGCCCGGGCCGTCCGGGGCGGATCCGGTGCAGCGGCGGGGGTCCCTGCTCCCGGCGCGGCCCCCACCCGGTGGATACGAATTTCGGACACATGGCGATCGTGTGACAGCAGGGGCCATGGACATGACCTGAGCCGCCACGGGTGAATACGGTCGAGCGACAAGGCCTTGGACCACCGTGTGAACCGATCTGTCTCCCCTACCACTTGGAGCCATTCGTGCACCGCAAAGTCATTGCCCCGAGCGTGCTCGCCGCTTCCCTCCTGCTGGTGATCCCGGCGTCGGCGGCGGGTTCGGGTTCGGGCGCCCCGGGTATCGGCGATCCCTACTACCCGGCCAGCGGCAACGGCGGATACGACGTGTCGCACTACGACCTGCGCCTGCAGTACCAGCCGAAGACCGATCTGCTGGAAGGCACGGCCACCCTGCTGGCCACCGCCAAGCAGGACCTGACCCGTTTCAACCTGGACTTCGGCCTCCAGGTCAGCGAGATCCGGGTCAACGGGGTCAAGGCGAAGTTCGCCACGTCCGGTTCCCACGAGCTGGAGGTCACCCCGGCGAAGCCGCTGGCGCGCAACACCCCGCTGTCCGTCGTCGTCAAGTACGCCGGGAAGCCCTCCGAGCTGAAGGTGGACGGCTGGACGGCCTGGCAGCGCACGCCCGACGGCGGGGTCGCGGCGCAGGAGCCCGACTCGGCGGTCTGGTGGTTCCCGAGCAACGACCACCCGCTGGACAAGGCCACGTTCGACATCTCGGTCAACGTGCCCGACGGCACCCAGGCGATCAGCAACGGCGTGCTGCAGTCCCAGACCTCGCGGCTCGGCTGGACCCGGTACAACTGGCGTTCCAACAAGCCGCAGGCGACCTACCTCGCCACTCTCGCCGTCGGCAAGTTCGACATCACCACCGACAAGACGGCGAGCGGCCTGCCGATCCTCAACGCGTACAGCAAGGACCTCGGCGACAACGCGGGAGCGGCCCGCGCGAGCGTCGAGCGGACCGGCGAGGTCGCCGAGTGGCTGGAGGGGGTCTTCGGGCCGTACCCCTTCAACGCGCTGGGCGGCTACGTGCCGAACGTGACCGCCGGCTTCGCGCTGGAGACGCAGACGCGGCCGT
Proteins encoded in this window:
- a CDS encoding PASTA domain-containing protein, which translates into the protein MAYGQPQPQPPYPYAPPPVPVRPWWQTGGARFGFIGAAAVLMAVVESLGVLAMFASMAMVWVTTKGLRHPWQVWLRIVATVGALMLCAMVAAVAHPVKDEPGAKSAAAPPPSPSKAPEEAAGKALPQLVDFTGKGLADARQGAEAAGYAVGVRDASDQSRNVLVTGNWTVCFQKVGDQAGGAGGKRSVDFSAVQTGEPCPKESGGALPWPVMPNVVGATYNKAVADLKQAGVPVAQVKLEDVYLDTDTPTAEQAAQDGEEWHVCFQAPDKDTKVTSTTTVRLDLGKWSDASLVKQCPAAKGTTYLIPANDPDYKRPGSPTGDDDSSGSGGTTGGTTGGSSAKTVHPGSFCSPAGAVGTANGKTYTCKGPDRNRWRP
- a CDS encoding M1 family metallopeptidase, whose translation is MHRKVIAPSVLAASLLLVIPASAAGSGSGAPGIGDPYYPASGNGGYDVSHYDLRLQYQPKTDLLEGTATLLATAKQDLTRFNLDFGLQVSEIRVNGVKAKFATSGSHELEVTPAKPLARNTPLSVVVKYAGKPSELKVDGWTAWQRTPDGGVAAQEPDSAVWWFPSNDHPLDKATFDISVNVPDGTQAISNGVLQSQTSRLGWTRYNWRSNKPQATYLATLAVGKFDITTDKTASGLPILNAYSKDLGDNAGAARASVERTGEVAEWLEGVFGPYPFNALGGYVPNVTAGFALETQTRPFYGPGQFRNGANVSVVVHELAHQWYGDSVSVEGWKDIWINEGFARYSQWLWSEKEGEGTAQELADWAYALRPAEDAFWQVKPGDPGPENQFHGAVYDRGGIALQALRNEIGDEKFFEILKGWPTERAYGNAKVGDFVRYAEKVSNKPLAQLFETWLYTPGKPAASALNPSAAKPSARSPQQTAPAKPAAEPRSWKKIAETNTIHDTEHGSGHGPGSGSGSGSGSGSGSGHRH